The following proteins are encoded in a genomic region of Thermococcus zilligii AN1:
- a CDS encoding (2Fe-2S)-binding protein: protein MSGKVVICRCNDVTVEEIERLIDEGVTDIEEIKRLLRIGMGPCQGRTCIPLVVSILARRTGKKPDEIPLPRARVPIRPVRVEVLVGGGDE, encoded by the coding sequence ATGTCGGGAAAGGTGGTCATCTGCCGCTGCAACGACGTGACGGTGGAGGAAATTGAAAGGCTCATAGACGAAGGGGTTACGGACATAGAGGAGATAAAGCGCCTCCTCCGCATTGGAATGGGGCCCTGCCAGGGGAGAACCTGCATACCGCTCGTGGTATCCATTCTCGCGAGGAGAACGGGCAAGAAACCCGACGAGATTCCCCTCCCGCGGGCCAGGGTCCCGATAAGGCCAGTCCGCGTTGAGGTGCTGGTGGGTGGTGGCGATGAGTAA
- a CDS encoding signal peptidase I, protein MRKLIEGVITAVIGVILVASVAGFLLDRPVFLSYAYSGSMTPTINKGDLFFINPLSKGGDVGDIIVFHRQDGWTVHRIFAVAEAGYVTKGDNNVATDQQDGVYPMVKKADVIGKVVTVFGHPLVIRGGGSFIESVRSRLTNVYAIAIILLLGTFITFSGPGEGKRRHKKRRGYLKVRASTVYALMAVSVVAGFLFITVASWGTLAFTYSSTLAGGQREGWYLPGSTFERNLSLENNALYPFHYFIEPKGDRIELLGENEFTVGGKDSRALRVKVSVPEDTRIYREEVQVRAYPAVLPGRVVGFLYALNPYLPLLAYALELTAVLLAFYYLAEIGRGDVLRIRIGRRSLLNKLAGDG, encoded by the coding sequence ATGAGGAAACTGATAGAGGGCGTTATAACAGCTGTGATCGGGGTTATCCTGGTGGCCTCAGTCGCTGGTTTCCTCCTTGACAGACCCGTCTTCCTGTCCTACGCTTATTCCGGGAGCATGACTCCGACAATAAACAAGGGGGATCTTTTCTTTATCAACCCCCTTTCAAAAGGCGGTGACGTTGGCGACATAATAGTGTTTCACAGACAGGACGGCTGGACCGTCCACAGAATATTCGCCGTTGCAGAAGCTGGCTACGTGACCAAAGGTGACAACAACGTCGCCACCGACCAGCAGGATGGGGTTTACCCCATGGTCAAAAAGGCCGATGTGATAGGAAAAGTGGTGACGGTTTTTGGGCACCCGCTCGTCATAAGGGGAGGGGGCTCGTTTATAGAATCAGTTAGAAGCAGGCTCACCAACGTCTATGCCATAGCCATCATTCTGCTTCTCGGCACCTTTATAACCTTCTCGGGCCCGGGGGAAGGAAAAAGGAGACATAAGAAAAGAAGGGGATACCTGAAGGTCAGGGCAAGTACCGTCTACGCTTTGATGGCGGTTTCTGTAGTGGCTGGTTTCCTCTTCATCACGGTTGCATCGTGGGGAACCCTGGCTTTCACCTACTCCTCAACCCTCGCCGGAGGCCAGAGGGAGGGCTGGTACCTTCCCGGGAGCACCTTTGAGAGGAACCTGAGCTTGGAGAACAACGCCCTCTACCCGTTCCATTACTTTATCGAGCCTAAGGGGGACAGGATTGAGCTCCTGGGGGAGAACGAGTTCACCGTTGGTGGGAAAGATTCCCGGGCTTTGAGAGTTAAGGTCTCGGTTCCAGAGGACACGAGGATCTATCGGGAGGAAGTCCAGGTGAGGGCCTACCCCGCGGTACTGCCCGGGAGGGTGGTTGGGTTCCTCTATGCCCTAAACCCCTACCTCCCCCTCCTGGCTTACGCCCTGGAGCTGACCGCTGTGCTGCTGGCGTTCTATTACCTCGCTGAGATAGGCAGGGGGGACGTCCTTAGAATCAGAATCGGGAGGAGGAGCCTCCTTAACAAACTTGCAGGAGATGGTTGA
- a CDS encoding NAD(P)/FAD-dependent oxidoreductase gives MSKVAIIGGGITGVATAYELAKLGEEVILFEKNYFGSGSTFRCATGIRAQFTDEANIRLMKYAVERWEKLGEELGFDINFRQTGYLFLATSEEEVEAFKNNIRLQNKFGVPTRLIDMDEAKEIVPILNTEPFLAGAWNPKDGKANPFKTLFAYLFRARELGVEAKEKAEIVGFEREGKEITAVKYRSNGKVESVKVDAVLNAANAWAPLINEMAGLKRELVPITPYKHQLVKTEPLERGQAEPLVCPPSWNDAYIIQDGEDGGIICGAGIEHRAKSMNDYEPTYDFLRGVLRYATMIAPPLRHAHIVRQWAGFYAKTPDRNPAIGKLLDNFYIAAGFSGHGFMMAPAVAQAMAELIAKGRSKVPIDWDWYDPYRFERGELRSSAFQIG, from the coding sequence ATGAGTAAGGTTGCGATAATCGGTGGCGGGATAACCGGCGTTGCCACCGCCTATGAATTAGCAAAGCTCGGAGAAGAGGTCATCCTCTTCGAGAAGAACTACTTCGGCTCCGGCTCGACCTTCCGCTGTGCCACCGGAATCCGCGCCCAGTTCACGGACGAGGCCAACATAAGGCTCATGAAGTACGCGGTCGAGCGCTGGGAAAAGCTCGGGGAGGAGCTGGGCTTCGATATAAACTTCAGGCAGACAGGCTACCTTTTCCTCGCGACGAGTGAGGAAGAGGTTGAGGCCTTCAAAAACAACATCAGGCTCCAGAACAAATTTGGCGTCCCCACGAGGCTCATAGACATGGACGAGGCGAAAGAGATAGTCCCGATCCTCAACACCGAGCCATTCTTAGCCGGGGCCTGGAACCCCAAGGACGGCAAGGCAAACCCGTTCAAGACGCTCTTCGCCTACCTTTTCCGCGCGAGGGAACTCGGCGTTGAGGCGAAGGAGAAAGCCGAGATAGTTGGCTTCGAGCGCGAGGGCAAAGAGATAACCGCCGTCAAATACCGGAGTAACGGGAAGGTCGAGAGCGTTAAGGTAGACGCCGTTCTGAACGCGGCCAACGCCTGGGCGCCGCTCATAAACGAAATGGCCGGTTTGAAGAGGGAGCTCGTGCCGATTACCCCGTATAAGCACCAGCTTGTCAAGACCGAACCTCTCGAGAGGGGCCAGGCGGAGCCGCTCGTCTGCCCGCCGAGCTGGAACGACGCCTACATAATCCAGGACGGCGAGGACGGTGGAATAATCTGCGGCGCAGGGATAGAGCACAGGGCAAAAAGCATGAACGACTACGAACCGACCTACGACTTCCTGCGCGGCGTTCTCCGCTACGCCACTATGATAGCGCCGCCGCTCAGGCACGCCCACATCGTCCGCCAGTGGGCAGGCTTCTACGCCAAAACCCCCGACAGGAACCCGGCCATAGGGAAACTCCTCGACAACTTCTACATTGCCGCTGGCTTCTCCGGCCACGGCTTCATGATGGCCCCCGCGGTTGCCCAGGCCATGGCGGAGCTTATAGCCAAGGGACGCTCAAAGGTCCCCATTGACTGGGACTGGTATGACCCCTACCGCTTCGAGCGCGGTGAGCTCCGCTCCAGCGCCTTCCAGATAGGGTAA
- the pyrH gene encoding UMP kinase, with protein MRIVFDIGGSVLVPEDPDVEFIKAIAYELVKISEDHEVAVVVGGGKVARKYINAAREFTHNETFKDYIGIHITKANAMLLIAALGEKAYPFVVEDFRKAWEVIQLKKIPIMGGTHPGHTTDGVAALLAEYLRADLLVVVTNVDGVYDSDPKKNPKAKKLNRITPEELVDIAMEGESKAGGSGVVDALAAKVIQRGRIRTYVVGREDAYHLFDVVRGKHNGTVVEP; from the coding sequence ATGAGGATAGTCTTCGACATAGGTGGCTCCGTTTTGGTTCCGGAAGACCCGGACGTCGAGTTTATCAAGGCAATAGCCTACGAGCTCGTCAAGATAAGCGAAGACCACGAGGTGGCCGTCGTTGTTGGCGGCGGTAAAGTGGCCAGGAAGTACATCAATGCCGCCAGGGAGTTCACGCACAACGAGACCTTCAAAGATTACATAGGAATCCACATCACGAAGGCGAACGCGATGCTGCTCATTGCCGCCCTCGGCGAGAAGGCCTATCCCTTCGTCGTCGAGGACTTCCGCAAGGCATGGGAAGTGATACAGCTCAAGAAGATACCGATAATGGGCGGAACCCACCCCGGACACACTACCGATGGCGTCGCTGCCCTTCTCGCGGAGTACCTGAGGGCAGACCTCCTCGTGGTTGTCACCAACGTGGATGGAGTTTACGACTCCGACCCGAAGAAGAACCCGAAGGCCAAGAAGCTCAACAGGATAACCCCGGAGGAGCTCGTTGATATAGCGATGGAAGGCGAGAGTAAAGCGGGAGGAAGCGGCGTCGTTGACGCCTTAGCCGCAAAGGTCATCCAGCGCGGAAGGATAAGGACCTACGTCGTGGGCAGGGAAGACGCCTATCACCTCTTCGATGTGGTGAGAGGTAAGCACAACGGGACTGTCGTGGAGCCTTAA
- a CDS encoding DUF1102 domain-containing protein, producing MNKLFGLAFLMIGMLLAVSAGANFRYYAADRSASFQVVSDDNELIDLTALQPYVTYDAGKLYVDISQYNPNHNGGNGMSPNTIYVFEEMFQVSNELWENNRDDYPICVDIKSNHNKVLLFAGDYNNPIAGPGNNIKFTVEHGNPVPVGMIFNNTNVAPGMYQFQMSFEAHAGECEP from the coding sequence ATGAACAAACTATTTGGACTGGCCTTCCTTATGATTGGAATGCTCCTGGCAGTCAGTGCCGGTGCCAACTTCAGGTACTACGCCGCCGACAGGTCTGCATCGTTCCAGGTTGTCTCCGACGACAACGAGCTTATTGATCTGACCGCCCTTCAGCCCTACGTAACCTACGACGCCGGGAAGCTCTACGTGGACATAAGCCAGTACAACCCCAACCACAACGGCGGAAACGGCATGAGCCCGAACACCATCTACGTCTTTGAGGAGATGTTCCAGGTAAGCAACGAGCTCTGGGAGAACAACCGGGACGACTACCCGATCTGCGTGGATATAAAGAGCAACCACAACAAAGTACTGCTCTTCGCAGGTGACTACAACAACCCGATAGCGGGGCCCGGCAACAACATAAAGTTCACAGTCGAGCACGGTAACCCCGTACCAGTTGGCATGATCTTTAACAACACCAATGTAGCTCCCGGCATGTATCAGTTCCAGATGAGCTTTGAGGCACACGCAGGTGAATGTGAACCGTGA
- a CDS encoding FAD-dependent oxidoreductase, which yields MRLNEHPILRFKRGREVTIYFNGQPVKAFEGEPIAAALHAAGIRVLNYSANEKRPRGLFCAIGKCSSCLMIVNGIPNVRTCITLVEDGMRIEPQTGKAKLPKEAKPPEFRDAKAVKADIVVIGGGPAGLMAAIHAADAGASVVLLDENPMLGGQLVKQTHKFFGKREQFAGVRGVEIAKILEEEVRKRENIGVFFETSAVGIFQEGDEKLVLGVRENRELIEFRGRALIVATGAMERMIPFENNDLPGIYGAGAIQTLMNTYGVKPGDRVLIVGAGNVGLILAYQLVQAGVKVEAIVEAMPKVGGYFVHAAKVRRLGIPILTRHTILRAEGKERVERAVVAQLDGNWRPIPGTEKVFDVDVIALAVGLRPSIELLHQAGCQIKFVPELGGHVAVRDEWMETTVRGIFVAGDTAGIEEATTAMLEGKIAGIAAALRLGIAEEGWVNEIERAQRDLEEFRSGPFGRHVVEGIRKILAGVGGNV from the coding sequence ATGCGCCTCAATGAACATCCAATTCTGAGGTTTAAACGGGGCAGGGAGGTCACAATATACTTCAACGGGCAACCCGTGAAGGCCTTTGAGGGAGAACCCATCGCCGCGGCGCTCCACGCTGCAGGAATACGGGTTCTGAACTATTCTGCCAACGAAAAGCGTCCCAGAGGCCTCTTCTGCGCAATAGGGAAGTGCTCCTCGTGCCTCATGATAGTAAACGGCATACCGAACGTCAGGACGTGCATAACCCTCGTGGAGGACGGGATGCGGATAGAACCCCAGACGGGGAAGGCGAAGCTGCCCAAAGAGGCCAAACCCCCGGAGTTCAGGGACGCAAAGGCCGTGAAGGCGGATATAGTTGTCATCGGGGGCGGGCCCGCCGGTCTGATGGCGGCGATACACGCGGCCGACGCGGGGGCGAGCGTTGTTCTCCTCGACGAGAACCCCATGCTGGGCGGCCAGCTCGTCAAGCAGACCCACAAGTTCTTTGGGAAGAGGGAGCAGTTCGCCGGCGTCAGGGGCGTGGAGATAGCGAAAATCCTGGAGGAGGAGGTCAGAAAGAGGGAAAACATAGGGGTATTCTTCGAGACCTCGGCGGTGGGCATCTTCCAGGAGGGGGACGAAAAGCTCGTCCTCGGCGTGAGGGAGAACAGGGAACTCATTGAGTTCAGGGGGAGGGCACTTATAGTGGCCACAGGCGCCATGGAGAGGATGATTCCCTTCGAGAACAACGATTTACCGGGAATCTACGGCGCCGGAGCGATCCAAACGCTGATGAACACCTACGGGGTAAAGCCGGGCGACAGGGTTCTGATAGTCGGTGCCGGAAACGTCGGGCTAATCCTGGCTTACCAGCTCGTCCAGGCGGGGGTTAAAGTTGAAGCGATAGTCGAGGCGATGCCAAAGGTCGGCGGCTACTTCGTGCATGCCGCCAAGGTGAGGCGCCTCGGAATCCCGATCCTCACGAGGCACACAATTCTAAGGGCAGAAGGAAAGGAGAGGGTTGAGAGGGCTGTAGTAGCCCAGCTCGACGGGAACTGGAGGCCGATACCCGGGACGGAGAAGGTCTTCGACGTCGATGTGATAGCCCTCGCCGTCGGGCTGAGGCCGAGCATAGAGCTCCTCCACCAGGCCGGCTGCCAGATAAAGTTCGTCCCCGAGCTCGGCGGCCACGTGGCGGTTCGCGATGAGTGGATGGAGACAACGGTCAGGGGGATATTCGTTGCCGGGGACACGGCTGGGATAGAGGAGGCGACGACGGCGATGCTTGAGGGAAAAATAGCGGGCATAGCGGCGGCCCTGAGGCTGGGAATAGCTGAGGAGGGCTGGGTGAACGAGATAGAGAGGGCCCAGCGTGACCTCGAGGAGTTCCGCTCCGGGCCCTTCGGAAGGCACGTTGTCGAGGGGATAAGGAAGATTCTTGCGGGGGTCGGTGGGAATGTCTGA
- a CDS encoding DUF7344 domain-containing protein, with product MINSTPSNVILGNGRRTLLIEFLQMKNGRAELREAVEYIAEKEGNTDRKHRKSVYVSLMQTHIPKLEHEGVLTFERGMITLLRVPDNVTLYMEVVKRNDIRWSAFYAGISCIFALTALWFGDFLLLFASLTYLLVALTQHARTYRVLRPADEEGPEKPDNGE from the coding sequence TTGATCAACAGCACGCCATCCAACGTGATCCTCGGAAACGGGAGGAGGACGCTGCTTATAGAATTTCTCCAGATGAAGAACGGAAGGGCAGAACTCAGGGAGGCAGTCGAGTACATTGCGGAGAAAGAGGGGAACACCGACAGGAAGCACAGGAAGAGCGTCTACGTGAGCCTCATGCAGACCCACATACCAAAACTTGAGCATGAGGGTGTTCTGACCTTCGAGCGCGGGATGATAACACTCCTCCGGGTTCCGGACAACGTCACGCTCTACATGGAAGTCGTTAAGAGGAACGACATACGCTGGAGCGCATTCTACGCTGGCATCTCCTGTATCTTTGCCCTTACCGCCCTCTGGTTCGGCGACTTCCTCCTCCTCTTTGCTTCCCTTACCTACCTCCTGGTTGCATTGACCCAGCACGCGAGAACCTACAGGGTTCTGAGACCCGCGGATGAGGAGGGCCCCGAAAAACCTGACAATGGCGAGTAA
- a CDS encoding dihydroorotate dehydrogenase has product MAGLEVELFGIRFENPLILASGINDKVPEQWIRAHEEGAGGVVTKSIGIEPRKGYDNPTIVELPYGLINAMGLPNPGWKGFLEMVEGYTFDFPLIVSIFGGTPEEFAFLAEKLGDVADAFELNLSCPHAKGYGMEIGQKPESVYEVVKAVKDATDRPVIAKLTPNTDDITKLGLAAERAGADGVSAINTLKAIAIDIYAKRPILSNRVGGYSGPGVKPVALRAVYDLARALDIPVIGIGGITTWQDAVEFLLAGASALQIGTAVSLRGWKVFREINEGIERYLKEEGFSSVKDIVGLALK; this is encoded by the coding sequence ATGGCGGGCCTTGAAGTTGAGCTTTTCGGGATAAGGTTCGAGAACCCCCTCATCCTCGCATCGGGAATAAACGATAAGGTGCCCGAGCAGTGGATTCGCGCCCACGAGGAGGGGGCCGGTGGGGTTGTAACGAAATCGATCGGAATTGAGCCGAGGAAGGGCTACGACAACCCGACGATAGTGGAGCTCCCCTACGGCCTTATAAACGCGATGGGACTGCCAAACCCGGGCTGGAAGGGCTTCCTTGAGATGGTTGAGGGCTACACCTTTGATTTCCCGCTCATCGTTTCCATCTTCGGCGGGACACCTGAGGAGTTCGCCTTTCTCGCAGAAAAGCTGGGTGATGTTGCAGACGCCTTTGAGCTCAACCTCAGCTGTCCCCACGCGAAAGGCTACGGCATGGAGATCGGCCAGAAACCGGAGAGCGTCTACGAAGTTGTTAAGGCCGTCAAGGACGCCACAGACAGGCCGGTCATAGCGAAGCTCACACCTAACACCGACGACATAACGAAGCTCGGTTTAGCGGCTGAAAGGGCCGGGGCGGACGGTGTTTCTGCCATAAACACGCTGAAGGCGATAGCTATTGATATCTATGCAAAGAGGCCGATCCTCAGCAACAGGGTTGGGGGCTACTCCGGGCCGGGGGTTAAGCCCGTCGCCCTCAGGGCCGTCTACGACCTCGCAAGGGCCCTTGACATCCCGGTCATTGGGATTGGGGGCATAACCACCTGGCAGGACGCGGTCGAGTTTTTACTCGCGGGGGCCTCGGCGCTTCAGATAGGAACGGCCGTCTCTCTCCGTGGCTGGAAGGTTTTCAGGGAGATAAACGAGGGGATTGAGAGGTATCTAAAGGAGGAGGGCTTCTCGAGCGTGAAGGATATCGTGGGACTGGCTCTGAAGTGA
- a CDS encoding 4Fe-4S dicluster domain-containing protein: protein MSEVPPYLQRGYITPEELFGIIPKPSEERLRARPVAVPECPQEIPCAPCREVCPTNAISMPTPNDIPVVDYEKCIGCSLCVQICPGLAFFMVHYVGDKARITMPHELLPLPEKGEEVVLLNRLGEPVGKGRVLAVVPREKTKGDTPIITVEVPVELAWDVRAVKVVRE, encoded by the coding sequence ATGTCTGAGGTTCCTCCCTACCTCCAGAGGGGATACATAACGCCCGAGGAGCTTTTTGGGATAATTCCCAAGCCGAGCGAGGAGAGGTTGAGGGCAAGGCCCGTCGCAGTTCCGGAGTGCCCCCAGGAGATACCCTGCGCGCCCTGCAGGGAGGTATGCCCAACTAACGCGATAAGCATGCCCACGCCGAACGACATACCGGTAGTGGACTACGAGAAGTGCATAGGGTGCTCCCTCTGCGTCCAGATATGCCCCGGGTTAGCGTTCTTCATGGTGCACTACGTTGGCGATAAGGCAAGGATAACGATGCCCCACGAGCTTCTGCCGCTACCTGAGAAGGGAGAAGAAGTGGTTCTCCTCAACCGCCTTGGGGAGCCCGTCGGGAAGGGGAGGGTCCTCGCCGTTGTTCCAAGGGAAAAGACGAAGGGGGACACGCCGATAATCACCGTCGAGGTGCCTGTGGAGCTGGCCTGGGACGTCAGGGCGGTTAAGGTGGTGAGAGAATGA
- the queC gene encoding 7-cyano-7-deazaguanine synthase QueC: protein MKRAVVLFSGGLDSTACLYWAKKNYDEVIMLTANYGSNEEKVMNRVAEFFSKELNVPLKIIRLDFLEEFSKLRGTALVGGETPKVTAQELEDMGVARETARSVWVPARNLLLISAAASFLDALGGGDIIVGFNAEEGATFPDNTLEFVEKMNEALKYGTLSEVKVVAPLINLDKKGIARLLKELNAKYEYSSSCYMPRGFTEDGKPIHCGQCESCVRRHRGLMDALGEDRTVYAVEPKI, encoded by the coding sequence ATGAAGCGCGCCGTTGTTCTCTTCTCCGGCGGGCTGGACAGCACGGCCTGCCTCTACTGGGCGAAGAAGAACTACGACGAGGTAATAATGCTCACCGCCAACTACGGCAGCAACGAGGAGAAGGTGATGAACAGGGTGGCGGAGTTCTTTTCGAAAGAGCTGAACGTCCCGCTGAAGATAATCAGGCTCGACTTCCTCGAGGAGTTCTCGAAACTCCGCGGAACGGCCCTCGTTGGGGGAGAGACGCCCAAAGTAACCGCACAGGAGCTTGAGGACATGGGCGTTGCCCGGGAAACCGCCAGGAGCGTCTGGGTTCCCGCCCGTAATCTCCTCCTCATAAGCGCTGCAGCCTCGTTTTTGGATGCCCTCGGAGGGGGGGACATCATAGTGGGCTTCAACGCAGAAGAAGGGGCGACTTTCCCGGACAACACCTTGGAGTTCGTAGAGAAGATGAACGAGGCGCTGAAATATGGAACGCTGAGCGAGGTTAAGGTGGTCGCCCCGCTCATAAACCTCGACAAGAAGGGGATAGCGAGGCTTTTGAAAGAGTTGAACGCGAAGTACGAGTACTCCAGCTCCTGCTACATGCCGAGGGGCTTCACTGAGGACGGAAAGCCTATACACTGCGGCCAGTGCGAGAGCTGTGTGAGGAGGCACCGGGGGCTTATGGACGCCTTAGGGGAGGACAGGACTGTTTACGCTGTCGAGCCGAAGATATGA
- a CDS encoding DUF1102 domain-containing protein, which yields MRKNIVLGIFGLLVAFGLVLGAGANFRDYNADRSVHWAIVSDDNELIDLTPVQPYAYINNGGVLVVDISPENPNYPGYGKGLSPNSEYNFDEVFKVSNDLWEEGMAIVVRITSDNTDIQFYGADMDIHYTATGQVVYASDMAKNDVCFVVNSGGAVRVGMDFTVGNDAPGTTNNAVMHIKAYRLGTEPAELVGKCGQPVSP from the coding sequence ATGAGAAAGAATATTGTCTTAGGCATTTTTGGCCTGCTGGTGGCCTTTGGCCTCGTTTTAGGGGCAGGAGCCAACTTCAGGGACTACAACGCGGACAGGAGCGTGCATTGGGCGATAGTCAGCGATGACAACGAGCTCATCGACCTCACTCCGGTGCAGCCCTACGCGTACATAAACAATGGCGGCGTTCTCGTGGTTGACATCAGCCCGGAAAACCCGAACTATCCCGGCTATGGAAAAGGCCTCAGCCCGAACTCGGAGTACAACTTTGACGAGGTATTCAAAGTGAGCAACGACCTGTGGGAAGAGGGAATGGCGATAGTCGTCAGGATAACCAGTGACAACACGGACATCCAGTTCTACGGAGCTGACATGGACATACACTACACTGCAACCGGTCAGGTTGTTTACGCGAGCGACATGGCGAAGAACGACGTGTGCTTCGTTGTAAACAGCGGCGGTGCAGTCAGGGTTGGCATGGACTTCACCGTGGGTAACGACGCACCGGGCACGACAAACAACGCGGTAATGCACATTAAAGCCTACAGACTCGGCACCGAGCCGGCGGAACTCGTTGGCAAGTGCGGACAGCCGGTGAGCCCGTGA